A DNA window from Sphingomonas profundi contains the following coding sequences:
- a CDS encoding flavin reductase family protein, which yields MAHDPMPAMIAPRPIGWVSTRSADGVRNLAPFSFFNMFNYKPPLIGFCSNGEKDSVLNARETGVFAWNLATRQLAHAMNMSSSVVPRDVDEFELAGLTPAPCRIVDAPRVAESPVCLECRVTQIIKLVDENGGPTISNLVMGQVVGIHIARDLIVDGVYQTTKAVPITRGGGTGTYFEITGDAAFEMPRPA from the coding sequence ATGGCGCACGATCCGATGCCCGCCATGATCGCGCCACGCCCGATCGGCTGGGTCTCGACCCGGTCGGCGGATGGTGTCCGCAATCTGGCGCCGTTCAGTTTCTTCAACATGTTCAACTACAAGCCGCCCCTGATCGGATTCTGTTCGAACGGCGAGAAGGACAGCGTCCTCAACGCGCGGGAAACGGGCGTGTTCGCGTGGAACCTCGCCACGCGGCAACTTGCCCACGCGATGAACATGTCCTCCTCGGTCGTCCCGCGGGACGTCGACGAGTTCGAGCTGGCCGGCCTCACGCCCGCGCCGTGCCGCATCGTCGACGCGCCGCGCGTCGCCGAGAGCCCGGTCTGCCTGGAATGTCGCGTCACCCAGATCATCAAGCTCGTCGACGAGAATGGCGGACCGACGATCTCGAACCTTGTGATGGGGCAGGTGGTCGGCATCCACATCGCGCGCGACCTGATCGTCGACGGCGTGTACCAGACGACCAAGGCCGTTCCGATCACGCGCGGTGGCGGCACCGGCACCTATTTCGAGATCACTGGGGATGCCGCGTTCGAGATGCCGCGCCCGGCCTGA
- a CDS encoding LLM class flavin-dependent oxidoreductase — protein sequence MAKQIMTNAFYMATPAQSWAGLWAHPNANGQHYNDLEFWTDLAKTAERGLIDGIFLADGLGANDVYEGRPDAVMRSGTMFPINDPMLLIPAMAAVTRHLCFGVTANTIYEPPYLLARRFSTLDHLTKGRVSWNIVTGILESVAAAMGREPVPHDRRYDMADEYMDLVYKLWEGSWEDDAVLRDKQARIFTDPAKVHRIHHAGETYACDAIHPCEPSLQRTPFLYSAGASGKGIAFAGKHAEAAFLSSSDMAFARHVTDGYRKAAVAAGRAPDSVKVFNAATVIVAPTEAEARDLERQYEEYSDTPGNLAMVSSWIGIDLSKYDPDESIEHVEGNAIQSILDAMTKFNKGEKVRVRDLGRFAGIPGREAFIVGSTASVCDTIVKWVDETGIDGFNLVRTVDPQNLTAFVDLVVPELQDRGYYKTEYAPGTMREKFSGAGARLAPDHYGARFKVNASTAAPAA from the coding sequence ATGGCCAAGCAGATCATGACCAACGCCTTTTACATGGCGACGCCGGCACAGTCGTGGGCCGGCCTGTGGGCGCACCCGAATGCCAACGGGCAGCATTACAACGATCTGGAGTTCTGGACGGACCTGGCCAAAACCGCCGAGCGTGGGCTGATCGACGGCATCTTCCTGGCCGACGGCCTCGGCGCGAACGACGTCTACGAAGGTCGCCCGGATGCGGTGATGCGTTCCGGCACGATGTTCCCGATCAACGATCCCATGCTGCTGATCCCGGCGATGGCGGCGGTGACGCGGCATCTCTGCTTCGGCGTCACGGCCAACACCATCTACGAGCCGCCCTATCTGCTCGCCCGGCGCTTCTCCACGCTCGATCATCTCACCAAGGGCCGGGTAAGCTGGAACATCGTCACCGGCATCCTCGAATCGGTGGCGGCCGCGATGGGTCGCGAGCCGGTGCCCCACGATCGCCGCTACGACATGGCGGACGAGTATATGGACCTCGTCTACAAGCTCTGGGAAGGCAGCTGGGAGGACGATGCCGTCCTGCGCGACAAGCAGGCGCGCATCTTCACCGATCCGGCCAAGGTCCACCGCATCCACCATGCCGGCGAGACCTACGCGTGCGACGCCATCCACCCGTGTGAGCCATCGCTGCAGCGGACGCCGTTCCTCTACTCGGCCGGCGCCTCGGGCAAGGGCATCGCCTTCGCCGGCAAGCACGCCGAGGCCGCATTTCTCTCCTCCAGCGACATGGCGTTCGCCAGGCACGTCACCGACGGCTACCGGAAGGCGGCGGTCGCGGCCGGCCGCGCGCCCGACAGCGTCAAGGTGTTCAACGCCGCCACGGTGATCGTCGCGCCGACCGAAGCCGAAGCGCGCGACCTGGAACGCCAGTATGAGGAGTATAGCGATACGCCTGGCAACCTGGCGATGGTCTCCTCCTGGATCGGCATCGATCTGTCCAAATATGACCCGGACGAGTCGATCGAGCATGTCGAGGGCAACGCGATCCAGTCGATCCTGGATGCGATGACCAAGTTCAACAAGGGTGAGAAGGTGCGCGTGCGCGATCTCGGCCGCTTCGCCGGCATTCCCGGACGCGAGGCGTTCATCGTCGGGTCGACGGCTTCGGTGTGCGACACGATCGTGAAGTGGGTCGACGAAACCGGCATAGACGGCTTCAACCTGGTCCGCACGGTCGATCCGCAGAACCTGACCGCCTTCGTCGATCTCGTCGTGCCGGAGTTGCAGGATCGGGGTTATTACAAGACCGAATATGCGCCCGGCACGATGCGCGAGAAGTTCTCGGGCGCCGGCGCGCGGCTGGCGCCCGATCATTACGGCGCGCGCTTCAAGGTGAATGCAAGTACGGCGGCGCCCGCCGCCTGA
- a CDS encoding aromatic ring-hydroxylating dioxygenase subunit alpha codes for MTYLCNCWYMAAWADEVPADGVLARRYLEEPVVLFRDGEGHARAVFDRCPHRFVPLSKGRIVDGAITCGYHGIAFDGEGRCVLNPHGPILKGMAVRHYPIVEAYRALWIWMGEPAAADPSSLRDLSYLSDAPETAFSKGYVCGNGNYELFVDNILDLTHADFLHPTTLGGGSFTRTRAKVVETDDRLTIRWDALDEVPTPLQQSMRGLGPDDRLDTRTNVEWSAPAIMSLATATAPVGTPFDGTYPMINVHIMTPETARTTHYFFASSRTFAVDDAALNERFAEMRNWIFATEDKPMIDAQHDRMGGRDFWELDPILLRIDEGAVRVRRKLARMIAAEGGRATEAREAVALHG; via the coding sequence ATGACCTATCTTTGCAACTGCTGGTACATGGCGGCATGGGCGGACGAAGTTCCCGCGGACGGCGTGCTGGCGCGACGATATCTGGAGGAGCCGGTCGTCCTGTTCCGGGACGGCGAGGGCCATGCACGCGCCGTGTTCGATCGATGCCCGCACCGCTTCGTTCCGCTGAGCAAGGGCCGGATCGTCGATGGTGCGATCACCTGCGGTTATCACGGCATCGCCTTCGACGGCGAGGGACGGTGCGTCCTCAATCCGCACGGGCCAATCCTGAAGGGCATGGCCGTCAGGCATTATCCGATCGTCGAGGCGTATCGCGCGTTGTGGATCTGGATGGGTGAGCCGGCCGCCGCCGACCCTTCGTCTCTCCGCGACCTCTCTTATCTCAGCGACGCGCCGGAGACGGCGTTCAGCAAAGGCTATGTCTGCGGCAACGGCAATTACGAGCTGTTCGTCGACAACATCCTCGATCTCACCCATGCCGATTTCCTCCACCCGACCACGCTGGGCGGCGGCTCCTTCACGCGGACGCGCGCGAAGGTGGTCGAGACCGACGACCGGCTGACGATCCGGTGGGATGCGCTCGACGAGGTGCCGACGCCGCTCCAGCAATCGATGCGCGGGCTCGGCCCCGACGATCGCCTCGATACGCGCACCAATGTCGAATGGTCGGCGCCCGCGATCATGAGCCTGGCGACGGCGACCGCGCCGGTGGGAACGCCGTTCGACGGCACCTACCCGATGATCAACGTCCACATCATGACGCCCGAGACCGCGCGCACGACGCATTACTTCTTCGCCTCCAGCCGTACCTTCGCCGTCGACGATGCCGCGCTCAACGAGCGTTTCGCCGAGATGCGCAACTGGATCTTTGCGACCGAGGACAAGCCGATGATCGATGCCCAGCACGATCGGATGGGCGGTCGGGATTTCTGGGAACTCGACCCCATCCTCCTGCGGATCGACGAGGGCGCGGTGCGTGTCCGCCGCAAGCTGGCCAGGATGATCGCCGCCGAGGGTGGACGTGCGACCGAGGCGCGCGAGGCCGTCGCGCTGCATGGATAA
- a CDS encoding MarR family winged helix-turn-helix transcriptional regulator, translating into MAKAGKAEPLDLGDVDRSVAYYLSIADGLCLQTFLTMVGGRARNARYIILSLIRQNPGVTQVELGSTNFRDKSSMSPIIAGFVADGIVRRERISRAGRPAMALFLTGKGEALLGELQPIAEDHIARMIGIMGESDHASLIALLRKLSLGLADLTDELARGRAAASQ; encoded by the coding sequence ATGGCCAAAGCCGGGAAAGCAGAGCCGCTCGATCTGGGCGACGTCGACAGGTCGGTCGCTTACTATCTCAGCATCGCGGACGGCCTGTGCCTGCAGACGTTCCTGACTATGGTGGGCGGCCGCGCGCGCAACGCCCGCTACATCATCCTGTCGCTGATCCGGCAGAATCCCGGCGTCACGCAGGTGGAACTCGGCAGCACCAACTTCCGCGACAAGTCATCCATGTCGCCGATCATCGCCGGGTTCGTGGCCGACGGGATCGTGCGGCGCGAGCGGATCAGCCGGGCCGGTCGCCCCGCCATGGCCCTGTTCCTGACCGGCAAGGGCGAGGCGCTGCTCGGGGAATTGCAGCCGATCGCCGAGGATCATATCGCCCGGATGATCGGCATCATGGGCGAGAGCGATCACGCGTCGCTGATCGCGCTGCTTCGCAAGCTCTCGCTGGGGCTGGCCGATCTGACGGACGAACTCGCCCGTGGCCGGGCCGCCGCCTCACAATGA
- a CDS encoding ornithine cyclodeaminase family protein, with protein sequence MSGASPPLLWLTEAQVAALVEVNDALEALRVGLAEEADGAAKAIDKALGTFPGGALHALGSMMPRRGYGGYKTWAHTTGGATAIFSLFDLANGRLLSVLEAATLGQIRTSAVSGLGADLLSSPDADEVALVGTGAQALTQIAAIAAVRPLKRLRVFSRTPDKRAAFVGKARAAFGFEVADCGTLEEAVAGAPIVTLITRTVEPFLEADMLAPGALIIAAGAILPANAECKPDVLARSGRFVVDSIGNAQSSSRELREHFGTDPGAWSQVRTLGTVIRDGADAPDDTRFTFFKPTGMGLSDLSVAIMAYERARDADIGLAIDQPVRAAPRWRAAGA encoded by the coding sequence GTGAGCGGGGCCTCGCCGCCGCTGCTGTGGCTGACCGAGGCGCAGGTCGCCGCGCTGGTCGAGGTGAACGACGCGCTGGAGGCGCTGCGCGTGGGTCTGGCCGAGGAGGCGGACGGCGCCGCCAAGGCGATCGACAAGGCGCTCGGCACGTTCCCCGGTGGCGCGCTGCATGCGCTGGGCTCGATGATGCCGCGACGCGGCTACGGCGGCTACAAGACCTGGGCGCACACCACCGGCGGCGCCACCGCCATCTTCTCGCTGTTCGATCTCGCCAACGGCCGCCTGCTCTCGGTGCTGGAGGCGGCGACGCTGGGGCAGATCCGCACCTCGGCGGTGTCCGGCCTCGGCGCGGACCTGCTGTCGTCGCCGGACGCCGACGAGGTCGCCCTGGTCGGCACCGGCGCGCAGGCGCTCACCCAGATCGCCGCGATCGCCGCCGTGCGGCCGCTGAAGCGCCTGCGCGTCTTCAGCCGCACGCCGGACAAGCGCGCCGCCTTCGTCGGGAAGGCGCGTGCGGCCTTCGGCTTCGAGGTGGCGGACTGCGGCACGCTGGAGGAGGCGGTCGCGGGCGCGCCGATCGTCACGCTCATCACCCGCACGGTCGAGCCGTTTCTCGAGGCGGACATGCTGGCGCCCGGCGCGCTCATCATCGCGGCAGGCGCGATCCTGCCCGCCAATGCCGAGTGCAAGCCCGACGTGCTGGCGCGTAGCGGCCGCTTCGTGGTCGACAGCATCGGCAACGCGCAATCCTCGTCTCGCGAACTGCGCGAGCATTTCGGCACCGATCCGGGCGCCTGGTCGCAGGTGCGCACGCTCGGCACGGTGATCCGCGACGGCGCCGATGCGCCGGACGACACGCGGTTCACCTTCTTCAAGCCGACCGGCATGGGCCTGTCCGACCTGTCCGTCGCGATCATGGCCTATGAGCGCGCGCGCGACGCCGACATCGGGCTCGCCATCGATCAGCCGGTTCGGGCCGCGCCCAGGTGGCGCGCGGCCGGCGCCTAG
- a CDS encoding LLM class flavin-dependent oxidoreductase produces the protein MKSWKDDPRAETNPLFNDNRLKLGLFGLNGIGISMTSVPEAPNARWPESVATSRIADEAGFEANVPYARWRGFIEEQPGHRSGLAMDCYTWAAATTQVTSRSGVFTTSHVPTVHPLVAAKQCATIDLISGGRFGLNVVAGWNKPELDMFGAAMRDHHDRYDQAAEWIDILRRLWTEDEAFDFDGAYYSIKRGISLPKPMQKPFPPIMNAGGSERGRHFAAKYADMAFVIVKSEDPEQIRAEVDLYRRTAREDYGRDLQVWTFAYVVQGETEQEARDYLHYYAVEHGDDRALDGWMELQGMHTQLMPKNVMEDLRFRFKAGNGGFELVGTADRIAERLKLLSSAGIDGVLLGWVGFEDGIRRFVDRTLPLLVQDGLRRMPA, from the coding sequence ATGAAAAGCTGGAAGGACGATCCCAGGGCGGAGACCAACCCACTCTTCAACGACAACAGGTTGAAGCTGGGCCTGTTCGGCCTGAACGGCATCGGGATCAGCATGACGAGCGTGCCCGAGGCGCCGAACGCGCGCTGGCCGGAATCGGTCGCCACCTCCCGGATCGCCGACGAGGCCGGGTTCGAAGCCAACGTGCCCTACGCGCGCTGGCGCGGCTTCATCGAGGAGCAGCCCGGGCACCGATCGGGGCTCGCCATGGATTGCTACACCTGGGCGGCGGCGACGACGCAGGTGACGAGCCGCAGCGGCGTGTTCACCACATCGCACGTGCCTACGGTGCACCCTCTTGTCGCCGCCAAGCAGTGCGCGACGATCGACCTGATCTCGGGCGGGCGCTTCGGCCTGAACGTGGTCGCCGGCTGGAACAAGCCGGAACTCGACATGTTCGGCGCGGCCATGCGCGATCATCACGATCGCTACGACCAGGCCGCCGAGTGGATCGACATCCTGCGCCGCCTGTGGACCGAGGATGAGGCGTTCGATTTCGATGGCGCTTACTATTCGATCAAGCGCGGCATCAGCTTGCCGAAGCCGATGCAGAAGCCGTTCCCGCCGATCATGAACGCCGGCGGCTCCGAACGCGGGCGGCATTTCGCGGCCAAATATGCGGACATGGCGTTCGTGATCGTGAAGTCGGAGGATCCCGAGCAGATCCGCGCCGAGGTCGACCTCTACCGCCGCACCGCGCGCGAGGACTATGGCCGCGACCTGCAGGTGTGGACCTTCGCCTACGTGGTGCAGGGCGAGACCGAGCAGGAAGCGCGCGACTATCTCCATTATTACGCCGTCGAACATGGCGACGATCGCGCGCTGGACGGCTGGATGGAGCTGCAGGGCATGCACACCCAGCTCATGCCGAAAAACGTGATGGAAGACCTCCGCTTCCGCTTCAAGGCGGGCAACGGCGGGTTCGAGCTGGTCGGCACCGCCGACCGGATCGCCGAGCGGCTGAAGCTGCTCTCGTCGGCCGGTATCGACGGCGTGCTGCTCGGCTGGGTCGGCTTCGAGGACGGCATCCGCCGCTTCGTGGACCGGACGCTGCCGTTGCTGGTGCAGGACGGACTGCGGCGGATGCCGGCCTGA
- the hpaH gene encoding 2-oxo-hept-4-ene-1,7-dioate hydratase: protein MDEADVTAMAAELDRAERDKVQIQQISERFPDMDMADAYAIQRAWMKLKLASGLKPVGRKIGLTSRAMQRSVNITEPDSGLLLDNMLFRDGHDIPTDRFIEPRVEVELAFVLSRRLEGPNVTIFDVLNATDYVVPALEIIDSRIQRVQANGRMRKVLDTISDNAANAGIVMGGRPVRPDAVDLRWVGAILYRNGVIEETGLAAGVLNHPANGPAWLAHRLHDYGEALEPGEIVLGGSFTSFVHARPGDNFHADYGPLGSISVHFA, encoded by the coding sequence ATGGATGAAGCCGACGTCACCGCGATGGCGGCCGAGCTGGACCGGGCCGAACGCGACAAGGTGCAGATCCAGCAGATCAGCGAACGCTTTCCCGACATGGACATGGCCGATGCATACGCGATCCAGCGCGCGTGGATGAAGCTGAAGCTCGCATCCGGCCTCAAGCCGGTCGGCCGCAAGATCGGCCTCACGAGCCGCGCGATGCAGCGTTCGGTCAACATCACCGAGCCCGATTCGGGTCTGCTGCTGGACAACATGCTGTTCCGCGACGGCCACGACATACCGACCGACCGCTTCATCGAGCCGCGCGTGGAGGTGGAGCTGGCGTTCGTGCTGTCGCGCAGGCTGGAAGGGCCGAACGTCACGATATTCGACGTGCTGAACGCCACCGATTATGTGGTGCCCGCGCTGGAGATCATCGACTCGCGGATCCAGCGGGTGCAGGCGAACGGCCGGATGCGGAAGGTGCTGGATACCATTTCGGACAACGCCGCCAATGCCGGCATCGTCATGGGCGGAAGGCCGGTGCGGCCGGATGCGGTGGATCTGCGCTGGGTGGGCGCGATCCTGTACCGCAACGGCGTGATCGAGGAGACGGGGCTCGCCGCCGGCGTGCTCAACCACCCCGCCAACGGCCCCGCCTGGCTCGCCCACCGGCTCCACGATTATGGCGAGGCGCTGGAGCCCGGCGAGATCGTTCTGGGCGGCTCCTTCACCAGCTTCGTCCACGCCCGCCCCGGCGACAATTTCCACGCCGATTACGGCCCGCTCGGCAGCATCTCGGTGCATTTCGCGTGA
- a CDS encoding TetR/AcrR family transcriptional regulator — protein MDKSRASPLHLMLVEPPDEVEVAEGRRRSRTRDSLLAAAERLLFGRSIEQVSVDEIIAAAGIAKGTFYNHFEDKAALHLAVTRRVRAALRGEILAGTAEVTDDARRMARSFCIALAYRWKEPQRARFLVSNQFAFNAVRGPLNQGIAGFVAAGVASGRFVLATTESGILLMYGLLNAAYAQAGYDADPFASIARAQQLTAILLRGLGLPLDEADRLAAQEVDHIIRPIFD, from the coding sequence ATGGATAAGAGCCGCGCGAGCCCGCTCCACCTGATGCTGGTCGAGCCGCCCGACGAGGTCGAGGTCGCGGAGGGCAGGCGGCGGAGCCGCACGCGCGACAGCCTGCTCGCGGCGGCCGAGCGGCTGCTGTTCGGCCGGTCCATCGAGCAGGTCTCGGTCGACGAGATCATCGCCGCGGCAGGCATCGCGAAGGGGACGTTCTACAATCATTTCGAGGACAAGGCGGCGCTGCATCTGGCGGTCACGCGCCGCGTGCGCGCGGCGCTGCGCGGCGAGATCCTGGCGGGGACGGCGGAGGTGACGGACGACGCGCGGCGCATGGCGCGGTCCTTCTGCATCGCGCTCGCCTACCGCTGGAAAGAGCCGCAGCGCGCGCGCTTCCTCGTCTCCAACCAGTTCGCGTTCAATGCGGTGCGCGGCCCCCTCAATCAGGGGATCGCCGGTTTCGTCGCGGCGGGCGTGGCTTCCGGACGCTTCGTGCTGGCGACGACCGAAAGCGGCATCCTGCTGATGTACGGCCTGCTCAACGCCGCCTACGCCCAGGCCGGCTACGATGCCGATCCGTTCGCCAGCATCGCGCGCGCCCAGCAGTTGACCGCGATCCTGCTGCGCGGCCTCGGCCTCCCGCTCGACGAGGCCGATCGCCTCGCCGCGCAGGAGGTGGACCACATCATCCGCCCGATCTTCGACTGA
- a CDS encoding carboxylesterase/lipase family protein, whose product MIERTIVAQGEIAGVTTETGTAFLGIPYAAPPVGPLRWKPPQPAASWSGTFTADSFSGVAHQPLPADNSLYHPGTPPQSEDCLTLNVWTDAADAGEKRPVMVWFHLGAFIFGSSAGTAGPGGGHVFDGARLAARGAVVVTVNYRLGRFGFLAHPWLSAESAHGASGNYGFMDQVAALQWVRDNIAAFGGDAGNVTIVGLSAGSASCSLHMASPLSKGLFHRVIASSGGFLGPRATASSGLFDRLLTLEAAERRGMQVSDALGVTDLAALRALPVEAILSAPIPNEPGPWVMEALGGALGEGAADTMYPIVDGHALPDTPGAIIAAGRHNDVPLLTGSALDDASGLPSINDLSAFRGYVAADMGENGDAALQAYSASDDASAAIASGDLIADRVFGWQNWTWARLAHDHGTAPVYYYEWAQPQPIPEGRYIERRLGAVHGAEMPHLFGTFDAYGWNWTDADRALGDIVARYWINFARDADPNGDGLPSWPQFEGAAGPAMQMRHKPLATPPGRTGRFAVLDRYYA is encoded by the coding sequence ATGATCGAGCGCACCATCGTCGCCCAGGGTGAGATCGCCGGCGTGACGACGGAGACCGGAACCGCCTTCCTCGGCATACCCTATGCCGCGCCGCCGGTCGGCCCGTTGCGCTGGAAGCCGCCGCAGCCGGCGGCGTCGTGGAGCGGCACCTTCACGGCGGACAGCTTCTCCGGCGTCGCGCATCAGCCGCTGCCGGCCGACAATTCGCTCTACCATCCCGGCACCCCGCCGCAGAGCGAGGACTGCCTGACGCTGAACGTCTGGACCGACGCGGCGGACGCCGGCGAGAAGCGGCCGGTGATGGTGTGGTTCCACCTGGGCGCCTTCATCTTCGGATCGTCGGCAGGCACGGCGGGGCCGGGCGGCGGACATGTGTTCGACGGTGCGCGGCTGGCCGCGCGCGGCGCGGTGGTCGTCACCGTCAACTACCGGCTCGGCCGCTTCGGCTTCCTCGCGCATCCCTGGCTGTCGGCTGAGAGCGCGCACGGCGCGTCGGGCAATTACGGCTTCATGGATCAGGTCGCCGCGCTGCAATGGGTGCGGGACAATATCGCGGCCTTCGGCGGGGATGCCGGCAACGTGACGATCGTCGGCCTGTCGGCGGGCTCCGCCAGCTGCTCGCTGCACATGGCCTCGCCGCTGTCGAAGGGGCTGTTCCACCGCGTGATCGCCAGCAGCGGCGGCTTTCTCGGCCCCCGCGCGACGGCAAGCAGCGGCCTGTTCGATCGCCTGCTGACGCTGGAAGCGGCCGAACGGCGTGGCATGCAGGTCAGCGACGCGCTCGGCGTAACGGATCTCGCAGCCCTGCGCGCCCTGCCGGTGGAGGCGATCCTGTCTGCGCCGATCCCGAACGAGCCGGGGCCGTGGGTGATGGAGGCTCTGGGCGGCGCGCTGGGCGAAGGCGCAGCCGATACGATGTACCCGATCGTCGATGGCCATGCCCTGCCCGACACGCCCGGCGCGATCATCGCCGCCGGTCGCCACAATGACGTGCCGTTGCTGACCGGATCGGCGCTGGACGATGCCAGCGGCCTGCCGTCGATCAACGACCTGTCCGCCTTCCGCGGCTATGTGGCCGCCGACATGGGCGAGAATGGCGACGCGGCGCTGCAGGCCTATTCCGCTTCGGACGACGCATCCGCCGCGATCGCCAGCGGCGATCTCATCGCCGATCGGGTGTTCGGCTGGCAGAACTGGACATGGGCCAGGCTGGCGCACGATCACGGCACCGCTCCCGTCTATTATTATGAATGGGCGCAGCCGCAGCCGATCCCCGAGGGCCGCTATATCGAGCGGCGGCTCGGCGCGGTGCATGGGGCCGAGATGCCGCATCTGTTCGGCACGTTCGACGCCTATGGCTGGAACTGGACCGACGCGGACCGGGCGCTTGGCGACATCGTCGCGCGCTACTGGATCAACTTCGCGCGGGATGCCGATCCGAACGGCGACGGCCTGCCATCCTGGCCGCAGTTCGAGGGCGCGGCGGGGCCGGCCATGCAGATGCGGCACAAGCCCCTTGCGACGCCGCCGGGCCGGACCGGACGGTTCGCGGTGCTCGACCGCTACTACGCCTGA
- a CDS encoding fumarylacetoacetate hydrolase family protein gives MPIEHGDSLRALLAADRLDALRSSTGERVDHAQVEFLPPIHDADKIFCVGLNYRGHLTETGTPLPTHPSLFMRFNSSQVGHEQPVIAPSISTEFDYEGELAVVIGRTAWRVPAERAMEHVAGYSCFAENSVRDFQMHSRQATPGKNFLMSGAFGPWLTTADEVPDPAALRLTSRLNGEVVQDESVSALVFDIPALIAYISSFTVLLPGDVISTGTPDGVGFLRDPKVWLKPGDLFEVDIPGVGLLRNRVADETGIAGGVAA, from the coding sequence TTGCCCATCGAGCATGGCGACAGCCTGCGCGCCCTGCTCGCCGCCGATAGGCTGGACGCGCTGCGATCGTCGACAGGCGAACGGGTCGATCATGCGCAGGTCGAGTTTCTCCCGCCCATCCACGATGCGGACAAGATCTTCTGCGTCGGCCTCAACTATCGCGGACATCTGACCGAGACGGGCACGCCGCTGCCGACGCACCCCTCGCTGTTCATGCGCTTCAACTCCAGCCAGGTGGGGCATGAGCAGCCGGTGATCGCGCCGTCGATATCCACCGAGTTCGACTATGAAGGCGAGCTCGCGGTAGTGATCGGCCGCACCGCGTGGCGGGTGCCGGCGGAACGGGCGATGGAGCATGTCGCCGGCTACAGCTGCTTCGCCGAAAACTCCGTGCGCGATTTCCAGATGCATTCGCGGCAGGCCACGCCCGGCAAGAACTTCCTCATGAGCGGCGCCTTCGGCCCCTGGCTGACCACCGCCGACGAGGTGCCCGATCCCGCCGCGCTGCGGCTGACGAGCCGGCTGAACGGGGAGGTCGTGCAGGACGAGAGCGTATCCGCCCTCGTCTTCGACATCCCGGCGCTCATCGCCTATATCAGCAGCTTCACCGTCCTGCTCCCCGGCGACGTGATCTCCACCGGCACGCCCGACGGTGTCGGCTTTCTCCGCGATCCGAAGGTCTGGCTGAAGCCCGGCGATCTGTTCGAGGTGGATATTCCCGGCGTCGGCCTGCTGCGCAATCGCGTCGCCGACGAGACCGGCATCGCCGGCGGGGTGGCCGCGTGA